Proteins from a genomic interval of Gluconacetobacter diazotrophicus PA1 5:
- a CDS encoding 5-oxoprolinase subunit C family protein, whose product MIEILANSALNTIQDRGRPRAMTLGVARGGAMDILALACGNMMLGNEPDAAGIEIAFFPFRLRFLDDRAFAVTGARGPVRLDGIDLPPDWAMIARAGQTLQCDAPTTGCRTYLTIAGGIDVPLVLGARATDLKGGFGGLEGRALQKGDRLPCGVPATPGVPPHGYGLAVRCPMPDADATRVRVLPAAEYDDFTAEARHAFFQTAWRLTPSANRMGYRLEGTPLAQQRPLNLFSHGIVPGTVQVPPAGQPIVQMADANTCGGYPKIATIIESDLRLLAQTRVNGSIRFVETTRTDAVAALRAEARDQARRADAFADLRRMLMPA is encoded by the coding sequence ATGATCGAAATCCTTGCCAATTCGGCGCTGAACACCATTCAGGACCGGGGCCGTCCCCGGGCCATGACCCTGGGTGTCGCGCGGGGCGGGGCAATGGACATACTGGCCCTGGCCTGCGGCAACATGATGCTGGGCAACGAGCCGGACGCGGCGGGAATCGAGATCGCCTTCTTCCCGTTCCGTCTTCGTTTCCTGGATGATCGCGCCTTCGCCGTCACCGGCGCGCGCGGTCCCGTCCGGCTGGACGGTATCGACCTGCCGCCCGACTGGGCCATGATCGCGCGGGCCGGGCAGACGCTGCAATGCGACGCCCCGACCACGGGATGCCGCACCTATCTGACCATCGCGGGCGGGATCGACGTGCCCCTGGTGCTGGGCGCCCGTGCCACCGACCTGAAGGGCGGGTTCGGCGGGCTGGAGGGGCGCGCGCTGCAAAAGGGCGACCGGCTGCCCTGCGGCGTACCCGCGACGCCCGGCGTGCCGCCGCACGGCTACGGCCTGGCGGTCCGATGCCCCATGCCCGACGCCGACGCCACCCGCGTGCGCGTGCTGCCCGCCGCCGAATATGACGATTTTACCGCCGAGGCGCGGCATGCGTTCTTCCAGACCGCCTGGCGGCTGACGCCGAGCGCCAACCGCATGGGCTATCGTCTGGAGGGCACACCGTTGGCCCAGCAACGGCCGCTGAACCTGTTTTCGCACGGGATCGTGCCCGGAACGGTCCAGGTGCCACCTGCCGGACAGCCGATCGTCCAGATGGCCGACGCCAACACCTGCGGCGGGTATCCGAAGATCGCCACCATCATCGAATCCGACCTGCGCCTGCTGGCCCAGACCCGCGTGAACGGCAGCATCCGCTTCGTCGAGACCACGCGCACGGACGCCGTCGCCGCGCTGCGGGCCGAGGCCCGGGACCAGGCGCGCCGCGCGGACGCGTTCGCCGATCTGCGCCGCATGCTGATGCCGGCATGA
- a CDS encoding LamB/YcsF family protein: MTDRKTIDLNADLGESFGHYTIGNDAAMLDVVTSANVACGFHGGDPEVMAATFRVARDKGVAVGAHPGFPDLWGFGRRVMPFSTGEIERIVAYQVGAAQALAAYAGHRMTYVKTHGALGNLTERDPAVAEAVIEAVRRIDPTLPLMAIALSHLERIGRERGMTIFSEIFADRAYTEDGHLVSRKEPGAVLHDADFAADRIVRMVRAGAIETVSGRMLPTRIDSICVHGDNAESVAVARTVRARLEAAGITLRALT; the protein is encoded by the coding sequence ATGACCGACCGCAAGACCATCGACCTGAATGCCGACCTGGGCGAAAGCTTCGGCCACTACACGATCGGCAATGACGCGGCGATGCTGGACGTCGTGACGTCCGCGAACGTGGCATGCGGCTTCCATGGCGGCGATCCGGAAGTTATGGCCGCGACCTTCCGCGTCGCCCGGGACAAGGGCGTGGCCGTCGGGGCCCATCCCGGCTTTCCCGACCTGTGGGGGTTCGGGCGACGCGTCATGCCGTTTTCAACCGGCGAGATCGAGCGGATCGTCGCCTATCAGGTTGGTGCCGCCCAGGCGCTGGCGGCCTATGCGGGGCATCGCATGACCTATGTGAAGACGCATGGTGCGCTGGGCAACCTGACCGAGCGGGACCCCGCCGTGGCCGAGGCCGTGATCGAGGCCGTGCGGCGCATCGACCCCACCCTGCCGCTGATGGCCATCGCCCTGAGCCATCTGGAACGGATCGGCCGCGAACGCGGCATGACGATCTTTTCCGAGATTTTCGCCGATCGCGCGTACACCGAGGACGGGCACCTGGTCTCCCGCAAGGAACCGGGTGCCGTGCTGCACGACGCGGATTTCGCGGCCGACCGCATCGTCCGCATGGTGCGGGCCGGCGCCATCGAAACCGTGTCGGGCCGGATGCTCCCGACCCGGATCGATTCAATCTGCGTGCATGGCGACAATGCCGAGTCCGTCGCGGTCGCCCGCACCGTGCGCGCCCGGCTGGAAGCGGCGGGCATCACATTGCGCGCGCTGACCTGA
- a CDS encoding winged helix DNA-binding protein — protein sequence MTNTKPGRRARAEQPSEALALAMERAFIVSSSHLASPGNEDLSEFEFALTVVNHAFQRWVVRGMAAANLPDLSPLDALILHSVNHRHRQKSISDLMFTLNLSERHYLNYAMKKLDRLGLITRRRDGKEVFVGATEKGRTVCEDYARIRKVCLLELIPPDRRPGGVKIGEVAKALRVLTGFYEQASRSASSL from the coding sequence ATGACGAACACGAAACCCGGCCGCCGCGCGCGCGCGGAACAGCCGTCCGAAGCGTTGGCCCTGGCCATGGAACGCGCCTTTATCGTGTCGTCGTCGCATCTCGCCAGTCCTGGAAACGAAGATCTCAGCGAGTTCGAATTCGCGCTGACGGTCGTCAATCATGCGTTCCAGCGCTGGGTGGTGCGCGGCATGGCGGCGGCGAACCTGCCCGACCTGTCCCCGCTGGACGCGCTGATCCTGCACAGCGTCAATCACCGCCATCGGCAGAAAAGCATCTCGGACCTGATGTTCACGCTCAATCTGTCCGAACGCCATTACCTCAATTATGCGATGAAGAAGCTGGACCGGCTGGGCCTCATCACCCGCCGCCGCGACGGCAAGGAGGTTTTCGTCGGCGCGACGGAGAAGGGGCGGACGGTCTGCGAGGATTACGCCCGTATCCGCAAGGTCTGCCTGCTGGAACTCATCCCCCCGGACCGGCGGCCGGGCGGCGTGAAGATCGGCGAGGTCGCGAAGGCGCTGCGCGTGCTGACGGGATTCTACGAACAGGCGTCGCGCTCGGCCTCGTCGCTCTAG
- the accC gene encoding acetyl-CoA carboxylase biotin carboxylase subunit produces MRDVRTVLIANRGEIALRIARACRLLGLRSVGVYSEADAGLAHLRLVDQRICIGPASATRSYLDAGRILRAAALTGADAIHPGYGFLSENADFAEAVERAGLVLVGPPASIMRMMGDKIAAKRQMRDSGVPCLPGSDDALPDDIAEAVRICDGVGYPLIVKAAGGGGGRGMRVVRRPENAREAIETAREEAGRAFGNPSIYAERFLQHPRHVEIQVLADRAGQAVWLGARDCSVQRRHQKLIEEAPAIGIPPDRIADLGERCARACVRMGYVGAGTFEFLYEDGAFSFIEMNTRLQVEHPVTEMTTGIDIVREQLRIAMGHPLSFGQSDIETRGHAIECRINAEHPETFAPCPGLVRTWRPPGGPGVRVDTHLYDGYTVPPQYDSLVAKLIVHGADRADALARMRAALDEMMVEGITTTAPLHRRLMDAADFCAGGVSVHYLEALAAEGATP; encoded by the coding sequence ATGCGTGACGTCCGCACCGTCCTGATCGCCAATCGCGGCGAAATCGCCCTGCGCATTGCCCGCGCCTGCCGCCTGCTGGGGCTGCGCAGCGTGGGCGTATATTCCGAAGCCGATGCCGGCCTGGCGCATCTGCGCCTGGTCGATCAGCGGATCTGCATCGGCCCCGCATCGGCGACACGGAGCTATCTGGATGCCGGGCGGATCCTGCGCGCCGCCGCATTGACGGGGGCGGACGCGATCCATCCCGGCTATGGCTTCCTGTCGGAAAATGCCGATTTCGCCGAAGCGGTGGAACGCGCGGGCCTGGTCCTGGTGGGACCGCCCGCGTCCATCATGCGCATGATGGGCGACAAGATCGCCGCCAAGCGGCAGATGCGCGACAGCGGCGTACCCTGCCTGCCCGGCTCGGACGATGCGCTGCCGGACGATATCGCCGAGGCCGTGCGGATCTGCGACGGCGTGGGCTATCCGCTGATCGTCAAGGCGGCAGGCGGCGGCGGCGGGCGCGGCATGCGCGTCGTGCGCCGGCCCGAAAACGCGCGGGAGGCGATCGAAACCGCGCGCGAGGAAGCCGGACGCGCCTTCGGCAACCCGTCGATCTATGCCGAGCGATTCCTGCAGCACCCACGTCATGTGGAAATCCAGGTCCTGGCCGACAGGGCGGGCCAGGCCGTCTGGCTGGGCGCGCGGGACTGTTCCGTACAACGCCGGCACCAGAAACTGATCGAGGAAGCGCCCGCCATCGGAATTCCGCCCGACCGTATCGCCGACCTGGGCGAGCGCTGTGCCCGCGCCTGCGTCCGGATGGGGTATGTCGGAGCCGGCACGTTCGAATTCCTCTACGAGGACGGCGCGTTTTCCTTCATCGAGATGAACACGCGCCTGCAGGTGGAACACCCGGTGACCGAAATGACGACCGGCATCGATATCGTGCGCGAACAACTGCGTATCGCCATGGGACATCCCCTGTCGTTCGGCCAGTCCGATATCGAAACGCGCGGCCATGCCATCGAATGCCGGATCAACGCGGAACATCCGGAAACATTCGCCCCCTGCCCCGGCCTCGTGCGGACATGGCGCCCGCCGGGCGGCCCCGGCGTGCGGGTCGATACGCACCTGTATGACGGATACACGGTACCGCCGCAGTACGACTCGCTGGTCGCCAAGCTGATCGTCCATGGCGCGGACCGCGCCGATGCGCTGGCGCGGATGCGCGCGGCGCTGGACGAGATGATGGTCGAAGGCATCACCACCACCGCCCCGCTGCATCGCCGCCTGATGGACGCCGCAGATTTTTGCGCCGGCGGCGTCTCCGTCCATTATCTGGAGGCACTGGCGGCCGAAGGGGCCACGCCATGA
- a CDS encoding hydantoinase/oxoprolinase family protein yields the protein MSPKMQIRLAADIGGTFTDIVLETPRGRLTRKVLTTPHAPEEGVMTGIGLILGDAGLAFADVTVFVHGTTLATNAIIERRGALTVLIGTEGFRDILEIGTESRFNQYDIMIRKPAPLVPRTARFTVPERMDARGRVQRPLDEDALRALAPRLRAAGAEAIAIAFMHSYANPDHERRAGEILAEALPDIPISLSSAVCPEVREYERTSTTVANAYVQPLMAGYLGRLRQALDAQSFRGALYLVTSGGGLTSLETARQFPVRLVESGPAGGAIFAAQCAGRLAEDRVLSFDMGGTTAKICLIEHGQPASSRVFEVDRTARFMKGSGLPLRIPVIEMVEIGAGGGSLVHLDAMKRVVVGPESASSVPGPACYGLGGTRPAVTDADVTLGLIQPEAFAGGSMTLQPERAAIALQQAVGTTLGLSPEMAAHAVYEIVCENMASAARVHAAERGAVIGTHTMIAFGGAAPLHAARVAEKLGVRRLVVPSNAGVGSAVGFLAAPVSFEIVRSCPVRLNAGFDTAAMTSLLDDMTDTARDMVQDGADAAALTVRRGGFMRYVGQGHEIIVSLPDGPLTPDALPALRAAFEAEYARQFERVIPNAPVEILNWSVCVSTTPAKPEPFAPTPARHGAAPERTRRLFDGARGQFVELAVHDRDDMRPGSIVPGPALIAERETTTYVSARFDAFIDGSGNIVMDMKETAQ from the coding sequence ATGTCCCCCAAGATGCAAATTCGCCTGGCCGCCGATATTGGCGGAACGTTCACGGATATCGTGCTGGAAACCCCGCGCGGGCGCCTGACGCGCAAGGTCCTGACGACGCCGCATGCGCCCGAGGAAGGGGTGATGACCGGAATCGGCCTGATCCTGGGCGATGCCGGGCTGGCCTTCGCCGACGTCACGGTCTTCGTCCATGGCACGACGCTGGCGACCAACGCCATTATCGAACGGCGAGGCGCCCTGACGGTACTGATCGGCACCGAGGGATTTCGCGACATCCTGGAAATCGGCACGGAAAGCCGGTTCAACCAGTATGACATCATGATCCGGAAGCCGGCGCCGCTGGTTCCCCGTACCGCGCGCTTCACCGTGCCGGAGCGCATGGACGCACGGGGGCGGGTCCAGAGGCCGCTGGACGAGGACGCGCTGCGCGCGCTGGCGCCGCGCCTGCGCGCCGCGGGGGCCGAGGCGATCGCGATCGCCTTCATGCATTCCTACGCGAATCCGGACCATGAGCGCCGCGCCGGCGAGATCCTGGCCGAGGCGCTTCCGGACATTCCGATTTCGCTTTCCAGCGCCGTCTGCCCCGAAGTGCGTGAATATGAGCGCACCTCCACCACCGTCGCCAACGCCTATGTCCAGCCGCTGATGGCCGGCTATCTGGGCCGGCTGCGACAGGCGCTGGATGCGCAGTCGTTCCGTGGGGCGCTGTATCTGGTGACGTCGGGCGGCGGACTGACGTCGCTGGAGACGGCGCGGCAGTTTCCGGTGCGCCTGGTCGAATCCGGTCCGGCGGGCGGCGCGATCTTCGCCGCCCAATGCGCCGGGCGCCTGGCCGAGGATCGTGTCCTGTCCTTCGACATGGGCGGCACCACGGCCAAGATCTGCCTGATCGAACACGGTCAGCCCGCATCCTCGCGCGTGTTCGAAGTGGATCGCACGGCCCGTTTCATGAAAGGATCGGGCCTGCCGCTGCGCATTCCCGTCATCGAAATGGTCGAGATCGGCGCGGGGGGCGGGTCGCTCGTCCATCTGGACGCCATGAAGCGCGTCGTCGTCGGGCCGGAAAGCGCATCGTCCGTACCCGGGCCGGCCTGCTACGGGCTGGGGGGCACGCGCCCGGCCGTGACCGACGCGGACGTGACGCTGGGCCTGATCCAGCCGGAGGCCTTCGCCGGCGGCAGCATGACCCTGCAGCCCGAGCGCGCGGCGATCGCGTTGCAGCAGGCCGTCGGCACCACGCTGGGCCTGTCGCCGGAAATGGCGGCCCACGCGGTCTATGAAATCGTGTGCGAGAACATGGCCAGCGCCGCCCGCGTGCATGCCGCCGAACGTGGGGCGGTCATCGGTACCCACACCATGATCGCCTTCGGCGGCGCGGCCCCGCTGCATGCCGCCCGCGTGGCCGAAAAACTGGGGGTCCGCCGGCTGGTCGTGCCGTCGAACGCCGGTGTGGGGTCCGCCGTCGGCTTCCTGGCCGCCCCGGTCTCGTTCGAGATCGTCCGCTCCTGCCCGGTGCGGCTGAATGCCGGCTTCGACACCGCCGCCATGACGTCCCTGCTGGACGATATGACGGACACGGCGCGGGACATGGTGCAGGACGGAGCCGACGCGGCGGCGCTGACCGTCCGGCGCGGCGGCTTCATGCGCTATGTCGGACAGGGACACGAAATCATCGTGTCCCTGCCGGACGGACCGCTGACGCCCGACGCCCTGCCGGCGCTGCGGGCGGCATTCGAGGCGGAATATGCCCGCCAGTTCGAGCGCGTCATCCCCAACGCCCCGGTCGAGATCCTGAACTGGTCGGTCTGTGTTTCGACCACGCCCGCGAAACCCGAACCCTTCGCCCCCACGCCGGCACGGCACGGGGCGGCGCCGGAACGGACGCGCCGGCTGTTCGACGGGGCCAGGGGGCAGTTCGTAGAACTGGCGGTCCATGACCGCGACGACATGCGCCCCGGCAGCATCGTTCCCGGACCGGCCCTGATCGCCGAGCGCGAGACCACCACCTACGTTTCGGCCCGCTTCGACGCCTTTATCGACGGCAGCGGCAATATCGTCATGGACATGAAGGAAACGGCCCAATGA
- the pxpB gene encoding 5-oxoprolinase subunit PxpB, whose product MIRLSMAGTGAILLDAAAGPFDAATQRRIWAAARALAGQPSVVQAVPGVNNLLVTFDALRTEPDAVEDLIRRTWAAAAAEEIPAREIEIPVTYGGAFGEDLALVAAHAGLSEEETIAAHLAGRYSVAAIGAMAGFAYMTGLDSRLAVPRRDTPRLSVERGAVVVGGGHAGVMPCTAPSGWHIIGRTTLPLFDPHRPDPGVLRIGDTVRFTRVA is encoded by the coding sequence ATGATCCGCCTGAGCATGGCCGGCACCGGCGCCATCCTGCTGGACGCCGCAGCAGGCCCGTTCGACGCCGCGACGCAGCGCCGGATCTGGGCGGCGGCGCGCGCCCTGGCCGGCCAGCCGTCGGTCGTGCAGGCGGTGCCGGGGGTCAACAACCTGCTGGTCACGTTCGATGCGCTCCGCACCGAACCCGATGCGGTCGAAGACCTGATCCGCCGGACCTGGGCCGCCGCCGCCGCCGAGGAGATCCCGGCGCGCGAGATCGAAATTCCCGTCACCTATGGCGGCGCCTTCGGCGAGGACCTGGCCCTGGTGGCGGCGCATGCCGGCCTGTCGGAGGAGGAGACCATCGCCGCGCATCTGGCCGGGCGCTACAGCGTGGCCGCCATCGGGGCGATGGCGGGCTTTGCCTACATGACCGGGCTGGATTCGCGCCTGGCCGTGCCGCGTCGCGACACGCCCCGGCTGAGCGTGGAGCGCGGGGCCGTGGTGGTGGGCGGGGGCCACGCGGGCGTCATGCCCTGCACCGCGCCCTCCGGCTGGCACATCATCGGGCGGACGACCCTGCCGCTGTTCGACCCGCACCGCCCGGATCCGGGCGTCCTGCGCATTGGCGACACCGTACGCTTCACGAGGGTCGCATGA
- a CDS encoding acetyl-CoA carboxylase biotin carboxyl carrier protein, protein MTVDLERITILMDRMHALGIAELEYTHGDEHVRLVRDTSPPASPAPGTVPAATPDVPPSPLPAPAPTSCTITATMHGQFYASPTPGGAPFVTAGSVVAQGQPLYILEVMKTLTRVEAEFPCTIVAILCENGQAVEPGTELFTVERRDA, encoded by the coding sequence ATGACCGTCGATCTGGAGCGCATCACGATCCTCATGGACCGGATGCACGCACTCGGCATTGCCGAGCTGGAATACACCCATGGCGACGAGCATGTCCGCCTGGTCCGGGACACGTCCCCCCCGGCGTCCCCGGCACCGGGGACAGTGCCTGCCGCGACGCCGGACGTGCCGCCGTCCCCCCTGCCCGCCCCGGCCCCCACATCCTGCACGATCACGGCGACGATGCATGGCCAGTTCTACGCCTCGCCCACGCCGGGGGGCGCCCCCTTCGTCACCGCAGGCTCGGTCGTCGCGCAGGGACAGCCCCTCTATATCCTGGAGGTGATGAAGACCCTGACGCGGGTCGAGGCCGAATTCCCCTGCACGATCGTCGCGATCCTGTGTGAAAACGGCCAGGCGGTGGAGCCGGGAACCGAACTGTTCACCGTGGAGCGCCGGGATGCGTGA